One Mercenaria mercenaria strain notata chromosome 12, MADL_Memer_1, whole genome shotgun sequence DNA segment encodes these proteins:
- the LOC128547509 gene encoding uncharacterized protein LOC128547509, translating to MIRSFTRNRYGALLVAGNDLKNTSVAEALTKDILELKKLITSRAPRIIGISENKVHVVAPTTPGEPENLWPKVKEYIDIFSEDEDIDTLLIYISCHGSKNKGSGDAQNNCFEFGSESIAMTNFQEELERLVNVDKLMVVLDRCHPSRIKFQDGRKFIQINACKENEKADITDEGSIFTKYLLQGLKAKSEGKRCSNNCQSCNDYWAKRTDFITVHSLYDYVKNHMKNVSPTIGFELEGDSSNIAFYTDDQVLIEFEDCTGKTKKDVPLEYLQEMKQLESKLFKMFEKEARVNKVKILRETYRKENGGLEECDTLEKVMSAWVHRQRLKIEFKPL from the exons ATGATACGGTCATTTACCAG GAATAGGTACGGTGCATTGCTGGTCGCAGGGAATGATTTGAAAAACACGTCAGTGGCAGAAGCATTGACAAAGGATATCTTAGAGCTAAAGAAACTGATTACGTCAAGAGCACCACGTATAATAGGAATAAG cgAAAACAAAGTTCACGTAGTAGCACCGACAACACCTGGAGAACCTGAAAATCTTTGGCCGAAAGTGAAAGAATATATAGATATCTTTAGCGAAGATGAAGATATTGATACATTGCTGATCTATATTTCCTGTCACGGTTCAAAGAACAAGGGCTCTGGTGATGCacaaaacaattgttttgaaTTTGGCTCTGAAAGCATTGCAATGACAAATTTTCAGGAGGAGTTGGAACGTCTGGTAAACGTTGATAAACTGATGGTAGTTTTAGATCGCTGCCATCCTTCAAGGATAAAGTTTCAGGACGGTAGAAAATTCATTCAGATAAATGCATGCAAAGAAAACGAGAAGGCAGACATAACGGATGAAGGCagcattttcacaaaatatctCCTGCAAGGATTAAAAGCAAAATCAGAGGGAAAGAGATGCTCTAACAATTGTCAGAGTTGTAATGACTACTGGGCAAAAAGGACTGATTTCATTACAGTCCATAGCTTGTATGATTATGTAAAGAATCATATGAAGAATGTATCTCCGACAATAGGTTTTGAATTGGAGGGAGACAGCAGCAACATTGCATTCTATACAGACGACCAAGTTCTTATAGAGTTTGAGGATTGTACtggcaaaacaaaaaaagatgtACCGCTTGAGTATCTTCAAGAGATGAAGCAGTTGGAATCTAAgctgtttaaaatgtttgaaa aagaGGCTAGAGTGAATAAAGTCAAAATACTAAGAGAAACCTATAGAAAGGAGAACGGTGGTTTAGAAGAGTGTGACACTCTGGAAAAGGTTATGTCGGCCTGGGTCCACAGACAGCGcttgaaaatagaatttaaacCCCTTTGA